The nucleotide sequence CTGGTGAACGCACACACCCACGTCGCCATGACGCTCCTGCGGGGCCACGCCGACGACAAGCCCCTGGATCGGTGGCTCCGCGAGGACGTCTGGCCGGTCGAGGCGGCGCTCGAACCGGCCGACATCGAGGCCGGGGCCGAACTCGGCGTCCTGGAGATGATCCGCTCGGGGACCACCACCTTCGCCGACATGTACTTCGAGATCGATCGCACGGCGGCCGTCGTCGAGCGGGCGGGCCTGCGGGCCGTCCTCGGGCACGGCGCCATCTCGGCCGGGAAGGACGACGATGCGGCCCGGGCCGACATCGAGGAGAGCATCGAGACGGCACGGACGTTCGACGGCGCCGCCGACGGCCGGATCTCGACGGCGGTGATGCCCCACAGCCTCACGACCGTCACGCCGGACCTGCTCTCGTTCGCCGCCGAGGAGGCCGCCGAGGCCGGCGTGCCGGTTCACTACCACGCCAACGAGACCGCCGCCGAGGTCGACCCGATCGTCGAGGAGCGGGGACGCCGGCCCCTGGAGTGGGCCCGGGACCTCGGCCTCTGTCGGGAGGCGGACTTCCTGGCACACGGCGTCCACCTCGACGGGGACGAGATCGACCTCCTGGCGGAGACGGGGACGGGCGTCGTCCACTGCCCGGCCTCGAACATGAAACTCGCCTCGGGGATGGCGCCGGTCCAGCGCCTGCTCGACGCGGGCGTCGCGGTGGGACTGGGCACCGACGGCGCCGCCTCGAACAACGACCTCGACCTCTTCGACGAGCTGCGCGACGCGGCCATGCTCGGCAAGCTCGCGGCCGACGACGCGAGCGCGGTCGCCGCCCCCGACGCCGTCCGCATGGCGACCGCGGGCGGGGCCGCGGTGCTCGGCATCGACGCCGGGCGGATCGAACCGGGCGCCGCGGCCGACCTCGCCGTCGTCGACCTCGACGCCCCGCACCTGACGCCCGATCACGACCTCGTGAGCCACCTCGCCTACGCCGTCCGGGGGTCCGACGTTCGCCACACGGTCTGTGACGGAACGGTACTCATGCGCGACCGCGAGGTGTTGCCGCTGGACGAACGGGCGGTGATGGCGCGGGCCGAGCGGCGCGCCCGCGATCTGCTGGCGCGGGCGGGTTAGTCGGCGGCCGGCAGCCGGATCGTCACGGCGGTGCCGCCCTCGTCCGGGCGCTCGATGTCGACCGTCCCCCCCGAGCGCTCGGCGATCCACGCGACGAGCCACAGGCCCAGACCGTCGCTGTGGTCGAGCGACGTCTCCTCGGCCGCGCGGTGGACGGCCACCTCCGCGGGCGGGATCCCCGCCCCGTCGTCGCGGACGGTCAGGGCGACGACCCCGTCACGGCGGGTGGCCCCGACCTCGATCCGCGGGGCGTCGTTGTGCCGGGCGGCGTTGTCGAGGAGCTCCTCGACGGCACGACCGACGAGCGGCGACGCCCGGACCGGCAGCGTCTCGGGGAGGGTCGTGACGACCGTCGCGTCGGGGAACGTGGCACCGACGGTGGCGACGGCCGCGTCGACGGCCGCCACGAGGTCCATCCGCCGGGGATCCATCACGGCGTCGGTCCGGAGCCGCTCCAGTTCGCGGAACTCCTCCGTGATCCGCCCGAGTGCCGTGCCGGCGTCCTGGATCGTCCGCGCCCGCGTGCGAACCGTCTCGGCGTCGACGGCGTCGGCCCCGTCGGCGTCGGTACGGAGGCGGTCCGCGGTCCCGACGATCAGGTTGAGCTTGTTGCGGAAGTCGTGACGGTGGACGCGGCTCAGGACGCTGAGTCGCTGGCGGAAGTCGTCGGCGCGACGGTGTTCGTCGGTGAGCTGTCGCCGGAGGCGGCGCTGCCGGGCGTCGTAGAGGCCGACCAGCAGACCGAGGACGGCCCCGCCGGCCGCGACGTTGAGCAGGACGACCGGGAACGCGGCGGGATCGACGGGGTCGGGGCCGAGCGCGAACAGGGCGCCGCCGATGACGGCGGCGAAGGCGAGCGTCCCGAAGAGGGTCCAGCCGCTGATCCGGAGCGCCGACTCGGCCAGGCCGTAGCGGTAGACGCAGATGGCGCCGACGAAGAGGGTGGCCGCGAGGCCGAGCGGGACGACCAGCCCGAAGATCGAGCCAAGGCGGCCGGTCGAGTCGAGGGCGGTCGCGGTGTGGACGGCGACGAAGGCCCACCCGAGGGCGACGAGGATGCCACCGCCGGCGACGGCGCGGGGGTCGGCGCCGCGGACGGCGTGCTCCCGGAGCGGCCACTGGTCCATCGTGTGGGCCTCGGCGACCACGATGAAATAACTTCCCGCCGTGGGGAGACGGTAGGGTTTTGCCACCGCTCGCGCAACGGGGCGTATGACACGCACGATAGCCGAGCGCCTCGACGACCCCGCGAGCGCACGGGCCGCGGGGCGACGGAAGATGGACTGGGCGGAGGCCCACATGCCCATCCTCGCCGAACTTCGGGAGTCGTTCGCCGCCGGGAAGCCGCTCGCCGGCGAGCGGATCGCCATGGCGATGCACGTCGAGGCCAAGACCGCCGTTCTGGTCGAACTCCTCGCGGTCGGCGGCGCGGAGGTGGCCATCACCGGCTGTAACCCGCTGTCGACACAGGACGGCGTGAGCGCGGCGCTCCACGCCGTCGACGGCGTCACCTCCTACGCCGCCCACGGGGTCGACACCGACGAGTATTACGACGCCATCGAGGCCGTCGTCGGCGTCGATCCGACGATCACCGTCGACGACGGCGCCGACATGGTCACCCACATCCACGACGAACACCCCGACCTGATCCCCCAGCTCAAGGGCGGCTGCGAGGAGACCACCACGGGCGTCCATCGCCTGCGGTCGATGGCCGACGACGGCGCGCTGGAGTATCCGATGTTCGCGGTCAACGACACGCCGATGAAGACGCTGTTCGACAACGTCCACGGCACCGGCGAGTCCGCGCTCGCCAACATCGCGATGACGACGAACCTCGCCATCGCGGGCAAGACGATCGTCGTCGCGGGCTACGGCTACTGCGGCCGCGGCGTCGCCAAGAAGGCCGCGGGCATGAA is from Haloplanus salinarum and encodes:
- a CDS encoding adenosylhomocysteinase gives rise to the protein MTRTIAERLDDPASARAAGRRKMDWAEAHMPILAELRESFAAGKPLAGERIAMAMHVEAKTAVLVELLAVGGAEVAITGCNPLSTQDGVSAALHAVDGVTSYAAHGVDTDEYYDAIEAVVGVDPTITVDDGADMVTHIHDEHPDLIPQLKGGCEETTTGVHRLRSMADDGALEYPMFAVNDTPMKTLFDNVHGTGESALANIAMTTNLAIAGKTIVVAGYGYCGRGVAKKAAGMNADVIVTEVDPRRALEAHMEGYDVMPMHEAAGEGDLFVTTTGNRDVITREDFERMEDGALLANAGHFDVEINLEELDEMAVSTREVRDGVEEYELPDGRRLNVLAEGRLVNLAGPLSMGHPVEVMDQSFGVQAVCVRELAVNPDAYEAGVHEVPDRLDREIAEVKLDAEGIAIDALSDEQREYMDSWDHGT
- a CDS encoding sensor histidine kinase; this encodes MDQWPLREHAVRGADPRAVAGGGILVALGWAFVAVHTATALDSTGRLGSIFGLVVPLGLAATLFVGAICVYRYGLAESALRISGWTLFGTLAFAAVIGGALFALGPDPVDPAAFPVVLLNVAAGGAVLGLLVGLYDARQRRLRRQLTDEHRRADDFRQRLSVLSRVHRHDFRNKLNLIVGTADRLRTDADGADAVDAETVRTRARTIQDAGTALGRITEEFRELERLRTDAVMDPRRMDLVAAVDAAVATVGATFPDATVVTTLPETLPVRASPLVGRAVEELLDNAARHNDAPRIEVGATRRDGVVALTVRDDGAGIPPAEVAVHRAAEETSLDHSDGLGLWLVAWIAERSGGTVDIERPDEGGTAVTIRLPAAD
- a CDS encoding amidohydrolase, encoding MGTLLIRDGRVLRPDMTVVDADVLVDGSAGEIVEVGPDLSGEETLDADGGLVIPGLVNAHTHVAMTLLRGHADDKPLDRWLREDVWPVEAALEPADIEAGAELGVLEMIRSGTTTFADMYFEIDRTAAVVERAGLRAVLGHGAISAGKDDDAARADIEESIETARTFDGAADGRISTAVMPHSLTTVTPDLLSFAAEEAAEAGVPVHYHANETAAEVDPIVEERGRRPLEWARDLGLCREADFLAHGVHLDGDEIDLLAETGTGVVHCPASNMKLASGMAPVQRLLDAGVAVGLGTDGAASNNDLDLFDELRDAAMLGKLAADDASAVAAPDAVRMATAGGAAVLGIDAGRIEPGAAADLAVVDLDAPHLTPDHDLVSHLAYAVRGSDVRHTVCDGTVLMRDREVLPLDERAVMARAERRARDLLARAG